The Branchiostoma floridae strain S238N-H82 chromosome 17, Bfl_VNyyK, whole genome shotgun sequence genome has a window encoding:
- the LOC118405079 gene encoding exosome complex component MTR3-like yields the protein MPTDSRRVPGPQDSRSPHWYGKHATRQEGDTRPDGRGDHDLRPVYLHAGVVSQATGSAYIEMGQTKVIAAVYGPREIARREEFTMKGRLCCELKFATFACRRRRQHIQDNQEKDGALIVLQALEPAVCLDRFPKSQVDVYITVLQDDGSALAAAITCAAAGLADAGVMMYDIVAGCSVRQCGERQLLDPSVGEELSQEGESAEDHGMVTVGLLPSLNQVSALTLDGHLQQQTAVQAVKTCIGGCQGIYPILKDCLVTSTRKKIPALDPKSSHASTEGQNGQT from the exons ATGCCGACAGACTCCAGACGGGTCCCCGGGCCGCAGGACAGCCGGTCCCCGCACTGGTACGGGAAACACGCG aCTCGGCAGGAAGGCGATACCAGACCTGACGGGAGAGGAGACCACGACCTCCGACCTGTGT ACCTCCACGCGGGCGTTGTCAGCCAGGCCACGGGGTCGGCCTACATCGAGATGGGTCAGACGAAGGTCATCGCAGCTGT GTACGGCCCGCGGGAGATTGCTCGGCGCGAGGAGTTTACGATGAAGGGTCGGCTGTGCTGTGAGCTGAAGTTCGCCACGTTTGCCTGCAGACGGAGGAGACAGCACATCCAG gatAACCAGGAGAAGGACGGGGCGTTGATTGTCCTACAGGCCCTGGAGCCTGCGGTCTGCTTG GACAGGTTCCCAAAGTCTCAGGTCGATGTTTACATCACAGTATTACAAGACGACGGCAGCG cCCTGGCAGCTGCGATCACCTGTGCCGCCGCGGGATTGGCCGATGCGGGAGTCATGATGTATGACATCGTGGCGGGGTGTTCCGTG AGACAGTGTGGGGAGAGACAGTTGTTGGACCCCAGTGTGGGTGAGGAGTTAAGTCAGGAG GGGGAGAGTGCAGAGGACCATGGGATGGTGACGGTCGGACTGCTGCCATCGCTGAACCAGGTGTCGGCACTAACGTTAGACGGACATCTGCAGCAACAAACAGCTGTACAG GCCGTGAAGACGTGCATCGGTGGATGCCAAGGAATCTACCCCATCCTTAAAGACTGCTTAGTCACGTCTACAAGAAAGAAGATCCCCGCCTTGGATCCGAAGTCGAGCCATGCGAGCACAGAGGGACAAAACGGGCAGACATGA